A genome region from Wielerella bovis includes the following:
- a CDS encoding alpha-glucan phosphorylase encodes MNQDLPRVKTVKLLFVAMDEQQQAMFQMAFKMHNTTNYQVISAGSGEKPELVIVDGDSPSGLAAWQKAKHDYSGSTVVYFSKSPPSVTAPYLAKPIKFDTLFLSLRNLLQGNGVWVAHGNAAQRNNSSTPAQQDAPVQDTHHQQRAGEIVIPRFDPRVGILGAFRDSIAHQRDTAILVGDKPVLAVFPTAQRVWVAVDSEQLKALCRQEHPDIKLKQIPEGNNILERANASITSTMWQMALWTANGRLVHPLNPNTVFRLKSWPNLTRLAPLPESMRLSAFLTKTSVSLNMLYKLMPLDMSDILNYIAATYLTDYLAVTQQVSENATNQSATRATVNTATAAPKPEQVQAARASAAHEKQKSGGLLSRLMKKLLNK; translated from the coding sequence ATGAATCAAGACTTACCACGCGTAAAAACGGTGAAGTTGTTGTTCGTTGCTATGGACGAGCAACAGCAAGCCATGTTCCAAATGGCTTTTAAAATGCACAACACCACCAACTATCAAGTGATTAGCGCAGGTTCTGGTGAGAAACCTGAATTAGTCATCGTTGATGGCGATAGTCCTTCAGGTCTAGCTGCATGGCAAAAAGCAAAACATGATTATTCAGGTAGCACAGTAGTGTATTTTTCTAAATCACCACCTTCTGTGACAGCACCTTACCTAGCTAAACCTATTAAATTTGATACACTCTTCTTGAGTTTACGCAATTTATTGCAAGGCAACGGTGTTTGGGTAGCTCATGGCAATGCAGCACAGCGTAATAATTCGTCAACTCCTGCACAACAAGATGCACCTGTACAAGATACACACCATCAACAACGTGCTGGTGAAATTGTCATTCCACGTTTTGACCCTCGTGTTGGCATTTTAGGCGCATTCCGTGACTCTATCGCGCACCAGCGTGATACAGCTATTTTAGTAGGCGATAAACCTGTCCTAGCCGTTTTCCCAACCGCGCAACGCGTTTGGGTTGCGGTAGATTCAGAGCAACTTAAAGCATTATGTCGCCAAGAACATCCAGATATTAAGTTGAAACAAATTCCAGAAGGTAACAATATTTTGGAACGTGCAAATGCATCTATCACTTCAACTATGTGGCAAATGGCATTATGGACAGCAAATGGTCGTTTGGTTCATCCATTAAATCCAAATACCGTATTTAGATTAAAGAGTTGGCCAAACTTAACTCGTTTAGCACCTTTACCTGAATCCATGCGTTTATCTGCCTTCTTAACCAAGACTTCAGTTAGTTTAAATATGTTGTATAAACTGATGCCTTTGGATATGTCAGATATTTTGAACTATATTGCTGCAACATATCTCACTGATTATTTAGCTGTAACACAGCAAGTTAGCGAGAATGCTACAAATCAATCTGCAACACGCGCCACAGTAAATACTGCTACAGCAGCACCTAAACCAGAACAAGTTCAGGCTGCTCGTGCTTCTGCTGCACATGAGAAACAAAAATCAGGCGGTTTATTGAGTCGCTTAATGAAAAAATTGCTGAATAAATAA
- a CDS encoding CPBP family intramembrane glutamic endopeptidase, which yields MLKRKSLNWVDVIVLTIIFFGMAIYSSTIHFFTLSEANQVAPPDLNFGSSQNWSGIAMELGALCVAWLYLQYRQFDFKILNFNVNKWTLPKIVLYILLAGSVATAYEIMQQAVLPHWYPPADESTHYSATEHMSQWSISLFLFALLNGFYEELFFIGLLVLIEKKHFPWVILFSLMVRFAFHTYQGLAGAMVITTLGMVFLLLRWKSDELLPFMLAHSFFDVFGLGLPLYLLE from the coding sequence ATGCTAAAACGAAAATCTTTAAATTGGGTTGATGTAATTGTTTTGACTATTATTTTCTTTGGCATGGCTATTTACAGTTCAACCATACATTTTTTCACTTTGTCTGAAGCCAATCAGGTGGCGCCTCCAGATTTGAACTTTGGGTCAAGCCAAAATTGGTCTGGCATTGCTATGGAATTGGGGGCTTTATGTGTGGCTTGGTTATACTTGCAATACCGTCAGTTTGATTTTAAGATTTTGAATTTCAATGTTAATAAATGGACTCTGCCCAAAATTGTTTTGTATATTTTGTTGGCAGGTTCGGTAGCAACGGCTTATGAAATTATGCAACAAGCTGTATTGCCACATTGGTATCCACCAGCAGATGAAAGTACGCATTATTCCGCGACAGAACACATGAGCCAATGGTCAATATCCTTGTTTCTTTTTGCTTTATTGAATGGTTTTTATGAGGAATTGTTTTTTATTGGTTTGTTGGTATTGATAGAGAAAAAGCATTTTCCTTGGGTAATTTTGTTCAGTTTGATGGTGCGATTTGCGTTTCACACTTATCAGGGGTTAGCGGGAGCAATGGTGATTACTACGTTGGGTATGGTGTTCTTGTTATTGCGCTGGAAATCCGATGAATTGTTACCGTTTATGTTAGCGCATTCATTTTTTGATGTGTTTGGATTAGGTTTGCCTTTGTATTTATTAGAATGA
- a CDS encoding metallophosphoesterase produces MAKIFFTSDWHFSHQNIVKFCPTFRPNAHNVAELDEFLIARWNETVSPEDVVYNLGDLSFSHDFKQLERVLSRLNGTHHLIYGNHDGQIRQHIDRLLNQTKHDGLPMLSSAQDYLKLRLPEINNTLILFHYPILEWDGCHKGWYHLHGHIHDRVAALRGRVLNVGWDLHGRFLTAQDVDDLLRDLPMTSHFGDKSGDFPVADVAENARKLRVILKRNNP; encoded by the coding sequence ATGGCAAAAATTTTCTTTACATCGGATTGGCATTTTTCACATCAAAACATTGTGAAATTCTGCCCCACTTTTCGCCCAAACGCCCACAATGTGGCGGAATTGGACGAATTTTTGATTGCGCGTTGGAACGAAACCGTGTCGCCCGAAGACGTGGTTTACAATTTGGGCGATTTATCTTTCTCACATGATTTCAAACAGTTGGAGCGCGTATTATCTCGTTTGAACGGCACGCATCATCTGATTTACGGCAACCATGACGGGCAAATCCGTCAGCACATTGACCGTCTGCTCAATCAAACGAAACATGACGGTTTGCCGATGTTGTCGTCCGCGCAGGATTATTTGAAATTAAGGCTGCCTGAAATCAATAATACTTTGATTTTGTTTCATTATCCGATTTTGGAATGGGACGGCTGCCACAAGGGTTGGTATCATTTGCACGGGCATATTCATGACCGCGTGGCGGCGTTGCGTGGGCGCGTGTTGAATGTGGGTTGGGATTTGCACGGTCGCTTTTTGACGGCGCAAGATGTGGATGATTTATTGCGTGATTTGCCGATGACTTCGCATTTTGGCGACAAATCAGGGGATTTTCCTGTGGCAGATGTGGCGGAAAATGCGCGGAAATTGCGTGTGATTTTAAAGAGAAATAATCCTTAA
- a CDS encoding DUF1543 domain-containing protein, with product MKLYQFYLGIQMSHANLEMHDVQFVVAPTAEAAFPDLKRIWAHTDARLHVDGWREINWAAGYDIVLQNQANTLPEKLFFVNVGAYADGQLAELHDFDLFVAHNEKMAKEQALAKLLTHANQQHKDNLKDVDNILQLNQFHGWFVHLRANPNGQAKAIEFQGYLPI from the coding sequence ATGAAACTCTATCAATTCTATCTCGGCATCCAAATGTCGCACGCCAATTTGGAAATGCACGATGTGCAATTTGTCGTTGCGCCCACAGCCGAAGCCGCCTTCCCCGATTTAAAGCGGATTTGGGCGCATACCGATGCGCGTTTGCATGTTGATGGTTGGCGCGAAATCAACTGGGCGGCTGGCTACGACATTGTTTTGCAAAATCAAGCGAATACCTTGCCCGAAAAATTGTTTTTTGTGAATGTGGGCGCGTATGCCGATGGGCAGTTGGCGGAATTACACGATTTTGATTTGTTTGTCGCGCACAATGAAAAAATGGCGAAAGAACAAGCCCTTGCCAAATTGCTTACCCACGCCAATCAGCAGCACAAAGACAATTTGAAAGATGTGGACAATATTTTGCAGCTCAATCAATTTCATGGTTGGTTTGTGCATTTGCGTGCTAATCCAAATGGGCAAGCCAAAGCGATTGAATTTCAAGGATATTTGCCGATTTAA
- a CDS encoding biotin--[acetyl-CoA-carboxylase] ligase yields MLVNKLLVALADGMPHHITELAQQLMCQPQQLNSLWQQVPPTLRPLLRQRDGFWQLTRPIALLSDQYTHTDFTVEVLSETTSTNTVLLDKARSGCPIHRHVVLSHQQTQGRGRQGRKWQHDLGECLMFSIGWTFSQTQAQLGTLAPIVALACQRALSALNCHVQIKWPNDLVIGLDKLGGILIETVRKNEQTHAIIGIGINFMQPEKIDNATSFQAACTQKNTPASLLLDKLLQEIHTLLIQFEQTGFAPFQTAYEAVHRDQKQYIYLLHDEQIIHYGRILGISETGALRLQTEQGEQEIINGEVSLRRPEQLSGSLKLLPRYLLLDAGNSRLKWAWVENGEIVHTTHAPYRDLSRLQQDWAEWGRPDVRIIGSAVCGIAKQDLVQSYLPHPIEWLTSMYHALGVTNHYRNPREHGTDRWFSALGSRRFTQNACVIVSCGTAVTIDALTADNHYLGGSIMPGFHLMRESLLHRTANLNRPEGQFYPFPTTTANAIATGMLDAVCGSIILMHTRLKERNHQQTVDIILTGGGAAKILGALPPTFVLDNCVKIVDNLVIFGLINWIEQK; encoded by the coding sequence ATGCTTGTAAACAAATTGCTGGTCGCGTTAGCAGATGGTATGCCACACCACATTACTGAACTGGCGCAACAACTTATGTGCCAGCCACAACAACTCAATTCCTTGTGGCAACAAGTACCCCCTACTCTGCGCCCTTTATTGCGACAACGTGATGGTTTTTGGCAGCTTACACGTCCTATTGCATTATTATCAGACCAGTATACCCATACTGATTTTACGGTAGAGGTTTTATCGGAAACGACATCCACCAACACTGTTTTGTTGGATAAAGCACGTTCAGGCTGCCCTATTCATCGCCATGTTGTGCTATCGCATCAACAAACGCAAGGACGTGGCAGACAAGGGAGAAAATGGCAACACGATTTGGGCGAATGCTTGATGTTTAGCATCGGCTGGACGTTTTCACAAACACAAGCACAATTAGGTACATTAGCACCCATTGTCGCTCTTGCCTGCCAACGTGCATTGAGTGCACTAAATTGCCACGTTCAAATCAAATGGCCAAATGACTTGGTCATTGGTTTAGACAAATTGGGCGGTATTTTAATTGAAACTGTTCGCAAAAATGAACAAACTCATGCCATTATTGGCATTGGCATCAATTTTATGCAGCCTGAAAAAATAGATAATGCCACATCTTTTCAGGCTGCCTGTACGCAAAAAAATACGCCTGCTAGCCTGTTATTAGATAAATTGTTGCAAGAAATACACACCTTATTGATTCAATTTGAACAAACTGGATTTGCACCGTTTCAGACTGCCTATGAAGCCGTACATCGTGACCAAAAACAATATATTTATTTGTTACACGATGAACAAATTATCCATTATGGACGCATACTGGGAATCAGCGAAACAGGTGCGCTGCGTTTACAAACAGAACAAGGTGAGCAGGAAATTATCAACGGCGAAGTGAGTTTACGCCGTCCTGAACAACTTTCAGGCAGCCTGAAACTGCTTCCACGTTATTTATTATTAGACGCTGGCAACAGTCGTTTAAAATGGGCTTGGGTAGAAAATGGCGAAATCGTACACACTACGCACGCACCCTATCGTGATTTATCACGCTTACAACAAGACTGGGCAGAATGGGGACGTCCCGATGTGCGTATTATTGGTTCTGCGGTTTGTGGGATTGCGAAGCAAGATTTAGTGCAAAGCTATCTGCCCCACCCGATTGAATGGCTGACCTCCATGTATCACGCATTAGGTGTTACCAATCATTACCGCAACCCAAGGGAACATGGCACAGACCGCTGGTTCAGCGCTTTGGGTAGCCGTAGATTCACACAAAATGCGTGTGTTATTGTCAGTTGTGGTACAGCAGTTACGATTGATGCACTAACGGCTGATAATCATTATTTGGGTGGCAGTATTATGCCTGGTTTTCATTTAATGCGAGAATCGCTATTGCACCGTACTGCCAATTTGAATCGCCCCGAAGGACAGTTTTACCCCTTCCCTACAACCACAGCCAATGCCATCGCTACGGGTATGTTAGATGCAGTATGTGGCTCAATCATTTTGATGCATACGCGATTGAAAGAACGCAATCATCAACAAACGGTGGATATTATATTAACAGGCGGTGGTGCAGCCAAAATTTTAGGCGCACTCCCCCCTACATTTGTTTTGGACAACTGCGTGAAAATTGTAGATAATCTTGTGATTTTCGGACTGATTAACTGGATAGAACAAAAATGA
- a CDS encoding phenylacetate--CoA ligase: protein MTQAERLRSWQPEASAEQLEAFAQENHMLLGLLDDCWRKFQETHADLFQAALPVAESHYAEGFSVDDLEHFPVSDEELAAFLNAFDRERERTDLPFGETVEINEQDWEIET, encoded by the coding sequence ATGACACAAGCAGAACGATTACGCAGTTGGCAGCCTGAAGCTAGTGCGGAGCAATTAGAGGCTTTTGCACAGGAAAATCATATGTTATTGGGTTTGCTGGACGATTGTTGGCGTAAGTTTCAAGAGACGCATGCGGATTTGTTTCAGGCTGCCTTACCTGTTGCAGAAAGTCATTATGCAGAAGGATTTTCGGTAGATGATTTGGAACATTTTCCTGTGAGTGATGAAGAATTGGCGGCATTTTTGAATGCGTTTGACCGAGAACGGGAGCGTACGGATTTGCCTTTTGGTGAGACGGTGGAAATTAATGAGCAGGACTGGGAGATTGAAACTTAA
- a CDS encoding RNA ligase — MQKFILLRGHQGSGKSTFAAEKIAQFQRDYPQAIIHHIENDKELTDEHGVYRWSPEAVEKAIQKGTATFKNALKFGQQHRHTDILIINSNTNQKANACRALLDLARKNHFETEVYRLHNFYPNAHNVPESEVLAAYQRLNENRVKGEIHVPAARPISATQQAILDEMATFRSQPLDFDAEQQTFVTQRYLQHGQRNFTAKNSRLFPELRVLKYRRQVFYENRFDDALLEMRGLIIDKFGKIIVRPFKKVFNYSERVARNSKYPIEIADNHRVNAVVKVNGFLGCCTHVRLPENHPSFGAAFDGQTLFSTTGSLDSDFAKMVRNHCSQYENMFAAYPNHTFLFEVTDPSDVHIIREQFGETLIGVIEVATGRQWRERELDEVAARFGVARPQIIENMAFGELKSLLKTVEHEGFMVFDAAREEMLFKLKSPYYLVSKFFGRSSAANLGRKLDKRQLDEEFYPLADYLAENKVVFNELAELDKIAFIQDFLRNSV, encoded by the coding sequence ATGCAAAAATTCATACTTTTACGCGGACATCAAGGTTCAGGCAAATCCACATTTGCCGCCGAAAAAATCGCGCAATTTCAACGTGATTATCCGCAAGCCATTATCCATCATATTGAAAACGATAAGGAATTGACCGATGAACATGGCGTTTATCGTTGGTCGCCCGAAGCCGTTGAAAAAGCAATCCAAAAAGGCACGGCGACTTTCAAAAACGCGCTGAAATTCGGGCAGCAACATCGCCACACCGACATTTTAATCATCAATTCCAACACCAATCAAAAGGCGAATGCCTGCCGTGCGCTGCTGGATTTGGCACGGAAAAACCATTTTGAAACAGAAGTTTATCGTTTGCACAATTTTTATCCGAATGCCCACAATGTGCCTGAAAGCGAAGTTTTGGCGGCATATCAGCGTTTGAATGAAAATCGTGTGAAAGGCGAAATTCATGTGCCAGCCGCGCGCCCGATTTCTGCCACGCAACAGGCGATTTTGGACGAAATGGCGACTTTCCGCAGCCAGCCTTTGGATTTTGATGCGGAACAGCAAACCTTTGTTACGCAAAGATATTTGCAACACGGGCAACGCAATTTCACGGCAAAAAATTCACGCTTGTTCCCCGAATTGCGCGTGTTGAAATACCGCCGCCAAGTGTTTTACGAAAACCGTTTTGATGATGCTTTGCTGGAAATGCGCGGCTTAATTATTGATAAATTTGGCAAAATCATTGTGCGCCCGTTTAAAAAAGTGTTCAATTATTCAGAACGTGTGGCGCGGAACAGCAAATATCCCATTGAAATTGCGGATAATCATCGCGTGAATGCGGTGGTGAAAGTGAACGGCTTTTTGGGCTGCTGCACCCATGTTCGGCTGCCTGAAAACCACCCCAGTTTTGGCGCGGCTTTTGACGGGCAAACGCTGTTTTCCACAACGGGTTCGCTGGACAGCGATTTTGCCAAAATGGTGCGAAACCATTGTTCTCAATATGAAAATATGTTTGCAGCTTACCCCAATCACACATTTTTGTTTGAAGTTACCGACCCGAGCGATGTGCATATTATCCGCGAACAATTTGGCGAAACGCTGATTGGCGTGATTGAGGTGGCGACTGGGCGACAATGGCGTGAGCGTGAATTGGACGAAGTCGCGGCGCGTTTTGGCGTGGCGCGTCCGCAAATCATTGAAAATATGGCGTTTGGCGAATTGAAATCGCTGCTGAAAACGGTGGAACACGAGGGCTTTATGGTGTTTGACGCGGCAAGGGAGGAAATGTTGTTTAAGCTGAAATCGCCTTATTATTTGGTGTCCAAGTTTTTTGGGCGCAGTTCGGCGGCGAATTTGGGGCGCAAATTGGATAAGCGGCAGTTGGACGAGGAATTTTATCCTTTGGCAGATTATCTGGCTGAAAATAAAGTGGTTTTCAATGAATTGGCGGAATTGGATAAGATTGCGTTTATTCAGGATTTTTTGAGAAATTCGGTTTAA
- a CDS encoding peptidase M23, which produces MESTLSLQTNLYPHITPAGAFYAVANKSASASRTLLANILKIEGHEPITQAKLLEWAETDDVDSALNLLYRLQRLEFLYGGDTPVNVQPLQDDTLSNLLPHMSDSQKALLIDQDGFYFANSGFHHEAAEEVAILASEAIRLSERHALLIKNNLNIYQNAWGLCDPTGQSELTFFPIYINDAKYILVTGGTPQLHKESFVQLVRALYQTANAEANLGNAF; this is translated from the coding sequence ATGGAATCTACTCTCTCATTACAAACAAATTTATACCCACATATTACGCCAGCTGGGGCATTTTATGCTGTGGCTAATAAAAGTGCGAGTGCCAGTCGTACATTATTAGCCAACATCTTAAAAATTGAAGGTCATGAACCTATTACCCAAGCCAAATTATTAGAATGGGCAGAAACGGACGATGTAGATTCAGCATTGAATTTACTATACCGTCTACAACGTTTAGAGTTTTTATATGGTGGCGATACTCCCGTTAATGTCCAACCTTTACAAGATGACACCTTATCCAACCTGCTGCCCCATATGTCAGATAGCCAAAAAGCATTATTAATCGACCAAGATGGTTTTTATTTTGCTAACTCTGGTTTTCACCATGAAGCAGCTGAAGAAGTAGCTATTTTAGCAAGTGAAGCCATTCGCTTATCTGAACGCCATGCATTATTGATTAAAAATAACTTAAATATTTATCAAAACGCATGGGGTCTATGCGACCCAACAGGTCAAAGTGAATTAACATTCTTCCCAATTTATATTAATGATGCTAAATATATCTTGGTAACTGGTGGTACACCTCAACTGCATAAAGAGTCATTTGTACAATTAGTGCGTGCGCTGTATCAAACCGCCAATGCGGAAGCCAACTTGGGTAACGCTTTTTAA
- a CDS encoding cell division protein, translated as MKWLFATLLALNIIVFAGMVGNKILNPAKQHNTQTQQQNPAQPQIVINTGNQQLQQPIGGTPTPNSASAAGNAVNKTNNAANANKPPVKPQQPPVKPQQPKPPVTSNETAKANYRNCSARVSLPEDDYHRIKGLLGRFPHAATRSDVADGEGSRINVLFMSVSDQDASTIQGIVGRYGSLNRAPCGK; from the coding sequence ATGAAATGGTTATTTGCTACTTTGTTAGCACTCAATATTATTGTATTTGCAGGCATGGTTGGGAATAAAATTCTGAATCCTGCTAAACAACACAATACACAAACACAACAACAAAATCCTGCGCAACCGCAAATTGTGATTAACACAGGTAATCAGCAATTACAGCAACCAATCGGTGGAACACCAACACCTAATTCGGCTAGTGCGGCAGGTAATGCGGTAAATAAAACAAACAATGCAGCCAATGCCAATAAACCGCCTGTGAAACCACAGCAACCACCTGTAAAACCGCAACAACCCAAACCACCAGTAACCAGCAACGAAACAGCCAAAGCCAATTATCGCAACTGTTCCGCGCGTGTTAGCTTACCCGAAGATGATTATCATCGCATCAAAGGCTTATTGGGTCGTTTCCCACATGCTGCGACACGTTCTGATGTAGCAGATGGCGAAGGTTCTCGCATCAACGTATTATTTATGTCTGTTAGCGACCAAGATGCCAGCACCATTCAAGGGATTGTGGGACGTTATGGCTCACTCAATCGTGCTCCTTGTGGTAAATAA
- the ypfJ gene encoding KPN_02809 family neutral zinc metallopeptidase: MRWKDREGSNNIEDRRGNSGGGRGGKSTGLIGIIVLLVGAYYGVDLSGLVGTPQLGAPQTQQSTPVKQSAQEQELAKLSSVVLRETEKVWGAYFQKMGATYKNPTLVLYSGATSTACGTGKASAGPFYCPGDNKLYIDLSFYDTMKNQLGAEGDAAFAYVLAHEVGHHVQTLMGTIQKVHQAQRQVGQREANALSVKLELQADCYAGVWGYYAQKDGLFEAGDIEEAYNAAEAVGDDRLQERAQGYSVPHTHTHGTSANRKAWLQRGLQTGDINQCNTFATS; this comes from the coding sequence ATGCGCTGGAAAGATAGGGAAGGCAGTAATAATATTGAAGACCGCCGTGGTAACTCTGGCGGAGGACGCGGTGGAAAATCAACTGGCTTAATTGGCATTATTGTATTATTGGTTGGTGCATATTATGGCGTGGATTTATCAGGTTTAGTTGGAACACCACAACTTGGTGCACCACAAACACAACAAAGTACGCCTGTAAAACAATCAGCACAAGAACAAGAATTGGCGAAACTCAGTTCTGTTGTTTTACGAGAAACTGAAAAAGTATGGGGCGCATATTTCCAAAAAATGGGTGCGACTTATAAAAATCCAACACTCGTGCTCTATTCTGGTGCAACCTCTACCGCCTGCGGTACTGGGAAAGCCAGTGCAGGTCCTTTTTATTGTCCTGGTGATAATAAGTTATACATTGATTTGTCATTTTATGACACAATGAAAAATCAACTGGGTGCAGAAGGTGATGCAGCATTTGCCTATGTTTTGGCACATGAAGTAGGACACCATGTACAAACATTGATGGGAACTATTCAAAAAGTACATCAAGCACAACGCCAAGTTGGGCAAAGAGAAGCTAATGCACTATCAGTAAAATTGGAATTACAAGCAGACTGTTATGCTGGCGTATGGGGATACTATGCGCAAAAAGATGGTTTATTTGAAGCAGGTGATATTGAAGAGGCCTATAACGCAGCCGAAGCGGTTGGTGATGATAGATTACAAGAACGTGCACAAGGCTATTCTGTACCACACACCCATACACATGGCACATCTGCCAACCGCAAAGCATGGTTGCAGCGTGGTTTACAAACGGGCGACATTAACCAATGCAATACTTTCGCTACTTCTTAA
- a CDS encoding RNA 2'-phosphotransferase: protein MNKLTETSKFLSYILRHHPESIGIMLNQDGWVDIDILLAQAQRHGRHISRSLLMEVVETNNKKRFTISEDGKQIRAAQGHSTKQVNIQHQAVQPPDVLYHGTATRFLQSIWAQGLISGSRHHVHLSADVATAKAVGMRHGVPVILRVNAAAMCEAGYEFYLSDNGVWLTEKVPAEFLQHLDSKQ, encoded by the coding sequence ATGAACAAGCTAACCGAAACCAGTAAATTTTTAAGCTATATTTTGCGCCATCATCCTGAAAGCATTGGTATCATGCTCAATCAAGATGGTTGGGTGGACATTGATATTTTGTTGGCACAAGCGCAACGGCATGGACGACATATTTCGCGTTCTTTGCTAATGGAAGTGGTTGAAACCAATAATAAAAAACGTTTTACCATTTCGGAAGATGGCAAACAAATTCGCGCCGCGCAAGGACATTCCACCAAACAGGTTAATATCCAACATCAAGCCGTTCAGCCACCCGATGTTTTGTATCACGGCACGGCAACACGCTTTTTGCAAAGCATTTGGGCACAAGGCTTGATTTCAGGCAGCCGTCATCATGTGCATTTGTCGGCAGACGTGGCAACCGCCAAAGCGGTGGGAATGCGCCACGGCGTGCCTGTGATTTTGCGCGTGAATGCGGCAGCGATGTGTGAAGCGGGATATGAATTTTATTTGAGTGATAATGGCGTTTGGCTGACAGAAAAAGTGCCGGCTGAATTTTTGCAACACCTAGACAGCAAACAATAA
- a CDS encoding GTP-binding protein: protein MVENKIIFTGPVGVGKTTAIAALSDEPPVQTDASASDMTAVRKGYTTVAMDYGLIQLDENTKIHLYGTPGQERFDFMWDILSQGSMGLILLLDNTRGNPLKDLKFFLDSFADLLKTAPLVVGVTKMDLRAVPGIDVYQKYLAQHGLNVPVFEIDARNEEDVKQLVTAMLFQIDPGLEV, encoded by the coding sequence CTGGTAGAAAATAAGATTATTTTTACAGGTCCTGTTGGTGTGGGCAAAACCACTGCTATTGCAGCCCTGTCTGATGAACCACCTGTACAAACCGATGCTAGTGCATCTGATATGACGGCTGTTCGTAAAGGCTATACAACGGTTGCAATGGATTATGGCTTAATCCAATTAGATGAAAATACAAAAATCCACTTATATGGAACACCTGGTCAAGAGCGTTTTGATTTCATGTGGGACATTTTAAGCCAAGGTAGTATGGGTTTAATTTTATTATTAGACAATACTCGTGGTAATCCATTAAAAGACTTAAAATTCTTCTTGGATTCATTTGCTGATTTATTAAAAACAGCACCATTAGTTGTTGGCGTAACCAAAATGGATCTTCGTGCCGTACCAGGCATTGATGTATATCAGAAATATTTAGCACAACACGGCTTGAATGTGCCAGTATTTGAAATAGATGCACGTAACGAAGAAGATGTAAAACAGCTGGTTACAGCTATGCTATTCCAAATTGATCCAGGCTTAGAGGTATAA
- a CDS encoding roadblock/LC7 domain-containing protein, translating to MHEQLLTSVLSDLNSSSVDITSSAIISTDGLPVAHLLPANIDADRVGAMSAALLALGNRTTQELACGELEQVIVKGKLGYTLLIQAGGTNVLCLTAKESAKLGLILLDARRAARSIVDITK from the coding sequence ATGCATGAACAACTTTTAACCTCCGTACTGAGCGATTTGAATAGCTCATCTGTTGATATTACATCTTCTGCCATTATTTCTACTGACGGCTTGCCTGTTGCACATTTGTTACCAGCCAACATTGATGCCGACCGTGTTGGTGCGATGTCTGCTGCCTTACTGGCTTTGGGTAACCGCACAACACAAGAATTGGCTTGTGGCGAGTTAGAACAAGTTATTGTTAAGGGAAAATTAGGTTACACCTTACTGATTCAGGCAGGTGGTACAAATGTCTTATGCTTAACCGCAAAAGAAAGCGCAAAATTGGGCTTGATTTTGTTGGATGCACGCCGTGCGGCACGCAGCATTGTAGATATTACCAAATAA